One Gossypium arboreum isolate Shixiya-1 chromosome 13, ASM2569848v2, whole genome shotgun sequence genomic window, CGATAAAGAAGTATCATagaaagtaatttttttttttttggctggtAATTTATGACTAGTAAATACAAGCTAGAAATGATTGATTTTACCAATGTAAATTTCTCCTAGCAAGTGAGTTTGGATATAATGTCTTTTTATTTGTATTCTTTACTTGTGGTTGTCTTAAATAGATTTCTCAATGTTGTGCTGGATGCATCAAGATTCTGGATTAAATTGCTTTTATGGGTTTATTGAACTCCATTTCATGGTCCTTGCAGGATGCAACAATCGAGCAGCTTCTTCCAATATTTCTCTCCCTTTTGAAGGATGAATTCCCTGATGTGCGGCTCAACATAATTAGCAAACTTGATCAAGTGAATCAGGTTAGCTGCAACTTAAAGCTTCAGTGCTGTTTTCTGTCTGTGCTGATCTGCTTATCTTTTGCTACCTCAATTGCTTTGCTTTTGCttgaaatttcaatttttattaaccATATAAACCAGTTGAAGCTGAATGGCAGCAGGTTCTCAGGAGTGGTTACTAATAATGAATAGATTCAAGTTTTAATACAACTCTCTATTTACTAGTGTACATGCTTTTAGTGCATCCTAGGTGTAACCTTTATGATTGAAAGTAACTGCATTCTCTCAAGCAGCTTTCAGGTTTTCTAAATTAACTCTTACTGGCAGGTTATTGGGATTGATCTATTGTCCCAATCCTTACTACCAGCCATTGTTGAGCTCGCTGAGGATAGGCATTGGAGGGTTCGACTTGCAATAATTGAGTATATACCATTATTGGCAAATCAGTTAGGGGTTGGGTTTTTTGATGATAAACTTGGTGGCCTTTGCATGCAATGGTTGCAGGATAAGGTTTGTGTCTTTCTCCTATCTCGCATGGAACGCATGTTATTAGTCATTGCCCAAAAATGTTTTCTTTGCATGTTGCCATATTTCTGTACTCTTTATCTTTCTCTTATAGTTTTTCACATTTTCTAGTTATTTCCTTAAAACCTTTCTGTATATCTAATATTTCTTTCATGAGTAGACTTATAGTTTTGGGGAACTATGCATTGAATAAAGATCCAGGACGAGATTCTCTAGTTATATTACTTTTGATGGCTTTAAGACGGGAAaggaaaatttcaaataattGAATATATTGTTGACTTTCTCATGAAATATTCTTTCCTTTCTAAGTTTTGTTTAGTTTGAAAAAGCACAATTTCCAAGAAAGTGGTTATATAACCAGCATTTCAAGTCTTGTGGTAAATTGGAAGAGGAACATATTTAAGGGCAGCTAGGAGGGAGTAACATACAAACTGAGAACTCTATTTAATATGTGAATGCTTTTCTCATTGGGTTGTTAATTATTATACCCTGATTCCAAACAATGGTATGATTTCTATCTTAAGCACTATTGTGCATTGTAATTATTACAGGTTTACTCTATTCGAGATGCAGCTGCTAAAAATTTAAAGCATCTTGCTGAAGAATTCGGCCCAGATTGGGCGATGCAGCATATTATTCCACAGGTCTGTCCAATAATATTGACAATtgatcttcttcacccaaaaagcAAGAAGTAAAAGCAAAAAAGTCATGTTTACTTTTACTACTGAAAGCAAATAAGAAGTGTAATCTGAAATTTAAACTGATGTCTGTCCTAGTCCTTCAGTCTGTGATCTGTTTTATTAGCATCCTTATggccaaaaaataaaattttatgcagAATGGTTTCATGAAAGCTGCCCTGCTAATCTGCACCTTTTCTCATTGGGTTTGACAGTTTTGTTTAATGTGAAAGTTGGGGGTGTTATCTGCACAGGTACTAGAGATAGCTAATGATTCACACTATCTTCATCGGATGACCCTTCTTCGTGCCATTTCTCTCCTTGGTCCTGTTATGGGCTCAGAAATAACATGTTCTAAACTGTTGCCAGTTGTTGTCAATGCATCAAAAGACAGGTTGGTTAgcaaaaagttgataatgaaggTGTATTATGTATATAGTATTCCCCAATTAGTGATGTCTTTAACTGTTTGCTCTCTGCAGGGTTCCCAATATTAAGTTTAATGTTGCGAAGGTTTTGCAGTCTCTGATTTCAGTAGTTGATCAGTCTGTAAGTATTCCAATTTTTTATTTCGATTGCTTTTGGCTCTGCCTTCTTGATAATTTTGTAATGAATTGTTGCAATAGGTGGTGGAGAAGacaatacgtccatgcttggtaGAGCTGAGCGAGGACCCAGATGTTGATGTCCGTTATTTTGCAGTCCAAGGACTTCAGTCAATCGATCAGGTCACCATGTCAAGCTAGGCCAGACCACTTTATTGGaggtgtttttatttatttatttttgttcatAAACAAGCAATCCTATTGTTGTAAAAGGGATTGGGCTGAAAAAATGGGTACTAGCTCATGGTCATGGGAAATGAAGAAACCAGAGAATCCCAAAAAATATTTCAAAGGGGGGTTGGTTGATCAACTTTACGTACCAAATAGgcaaatattcatatttttatggtttaaccACTCGACTGATACGGTATCCGTCATAGCAGTCAAGTCAAGAAGTTGTTATTTGATACCCTTAATTATTGTTTTCCTCTTAATTCAGAcggttttctttttaaaaatataaattcatttaattaaaattatttagtataataaattaaattatcataaaagaaaaaaagaatgttATCAATCATGGCATGGCAAGAGGAGAGAAAACATGGCCTTATCAACTGTTTCGGATGATGAAATTATCAAGTTTTGAGATTCAAGGTGAAAAATTTTGTATTGGGGACCCATATTGAATCATAAAGTTTTCGttatttaggtaaaattttaaatttatttaatatttttggaaaaatccTTGATCAGATTCCATGAACTCAAATCATTTTCTTAGTCATGATTCAATGGTTTTGAAAGTGGAGTGTAAATACAAGGTCTGAATCATTCTTTCTAATCCACTTGGCTTCACAAACCAGTTCTCGAAGGGGTTTGTATTAAATAAATGCAATTAAGAGACAAACATGAACTAACATACAAAAAGTGGGACATTCAAAGATCCATTTGGAAACACTTAAAGTCATCAAGGTTTTTTTGGACCTGAAACATTGACCCTAAACAATGTTACTTCTTCTCCAGATTCTCCTATAAATTGTCCAACCACGCCACTTGCTCTTCAAGCCTTAATTTCCACCTTACTCAGAACTTCTCTTTTTCCCATGGACATGGACATGGACTATGAAGACGATGGCTTCTATGCTGAAATTAGAAGACAGATTCTACTTTTAACAGCTGAAGACGACGACGATTATCAACAAACTGAAACTAACAACCCCCCACCAACCAGGGGGGCTGCTAATCTATGTCGCTTAAGACATGCAAGTTATTTCAGTTGGTGTGCCGGCGAGAAAACGAACTCAGCTCCAACTTGGCTTTCAAATCTATGGAGAAATGATAATAGCAATAGAAGTGGTACTGGAGTGTTCATCCCCCACATCAACAATTCCAGAAGATGGCGGAGGCCTTCAAGAATGCGCAAGAGAAAAAACACAGGCCACAACCAAACAATCATGAACCAGACAGGAGAATATACATCTTAAGCTTTGTCGGTTACTTTCAAAGATCTAAATGTTAATAATAATATGTTGTTAAATACTTTCAAGCATTAAAGTGTCCTACCTAACATACAGCGCTATTTAGAATAATGCCAACTCTATAGGCCAATATTGGAAAATTTTCTCACTTTAGTAAATGAAATTACAACCATAGCATAACCATCATGTTTCTACATGGCCATCCCATCACCTTCAATGGGTTGTGAAAGAAGGTGCAATATATGGCAGAACCACATCAATATGTGCAAAAAGCATTAATGAAATCAACAAAAGCTTCATGGAATGAAAGAATTATCATTAGTTTCTGGGTCTAGCTAACCATAAAGAGCTAAGTGCCCGAAGGCGTGAGTTGTAATCACTAAAAACTAGCAGGGCTCGGGCTGCTTGGCGAGTGGTTAAAATCCGATGCATTTGCTGCAGAGTTTGGTGTCTCAATAGGTCAGCCTGGTGAAGGAAGTTCTCCAAAGTAGCAAGCTTGCTCATTGCAATAGCCATCTGGCTCATGTAATCTGCAACATTCCCGGAGGCAGTAGGACCCAAACATGCAGATGAAAGAGTGTCTACCAGAGCTTGTTGCAAAGCTTCCATTCCTTGTGATAAGGCATCTTCAGCTTGTTGGGAGGATTGCTGTAGATTACATATGCCCATTAATTGTTGGTCTGTCAAAGGCTCAAGGTGGTTTCCAAGTATCTAAAGTATCAAAATCAAAGAGCTGTCACACAAAACGGATACTTCAAAAGAAAGATAATAGAATGAGAAAAATATCGAAAGAGTAAAACACCTTGAGAAGTTCGGAGGAACGGAATCCGCCCAACCACATAAAACACCTCTCTGCAGGTGTTTTCCACATGCCAGAAAGCATATGAAATGCATCTGCCTTTACACCAATGCTTTTTAGCTTGAAAACTTCATCATAATGTGCCATCACACTCTCAACAAGAATTCGCAATTCACTGTCTCCTAGATGAGAATTAAGACCTGATCTTAGGTCATTAATCAGCCGTTGATGCTCATTGAGCCAGTGAGCATAGTCCATGTCAAAGGCCAGGGCTGCTGAAAGTATAACCATTGAACCATGTAAGGAAATCATCTCTACAATATGTTTTATAAGCTATTGCTTTTATCTCTAATGGTCCCATTATACTGCACGATACTCTAATCTACTACATAATTTACTACAATGCAGGGAATATGGTCCTCCATGCAACATGATTAACTTCATCACTGAATATATGAGCATGCAGATGGTAGGCAATGCTTGAGATCACAAGTTTAAAGCGTTGAAAAGCATTACCACATACAACTGGTACCGCCATTGGTGGCTAGTGCGTTTGCAGTTACCATGAACTAAAAATCTTACGGGATAGCTTATAGAGGAAAGAACGAAAAAAGAAGAAACTAGTTAAACACCATGAACAGTGTCGAAAACTTCCTCACCATTTCCACTAACAGAAAGGCCGTGGCCACCGGAAAGTCCAGACACAATAAAAATACCCTACATTAAAACATGAAGGTAATTAGACACAAAGATAGCTTTGGTTTATACACCAATTAAAATGCCTTTTGACCTATGGGGTCGGAtcaataaaaacataataaaatgaaCTACTCCGCATACCTGCTGTCGTGCTTTTTGAAGCTCTTGCTCTAGTTGTGTAAGCCTAAGTCGACTGCTCTCAAGCTGCTGGACGTATGCCTATCCAAAAACAAAACTCTATAAACGATCCAACCAGATGCATCTGGTTTAATATTCACCTGAGGACTTAAGACACTGGGGTGTACCACTTCCATATTTTATTTGAGGTGTGGAATTAAACACTTTAAGAAAAAGGTAAATCAACTACACCTAAAAGGTCACTCAAGTTTTATTCCAATACCTTGTACAACTATTGTCAGCAACATTCCATTAAGGCGCAACAGATGATATATCCATCATGCTAAAACCCAATGCCATGCATCCTACCTTTCCATTACATGGATACAACCTCAATTTGTTCTTCCATACTGACCACTATAATGACTAATCCTTAACACTCAAAAGGTTGATTCACGATAAAGTGAACATGTACTTAAATTCCATACTTCACAACTTAAGGCCTAATCACTCAGACCCCTAAAATCCCATTTATCCACCACAGAGAAACAAAgagctaaaaagaaaaaaaaaacattataacCAGCAATAAACACGTTACTTTCTTTCTCAATCTACTCTTCCTTGCAGCTTCTCGATTTTGAGCCAGCCGCTGAAGTGTCTGTAAGCAAAAAGGCAACTCAGTTAGCTTTCGAAAATTGAAACTAAACCCCACCACAACTTAAATAATGTTACAACCTTTTGATCACCAGTTTTTAACTTGGACTGATCCACGGTTATAATAGCTCCATGTTGAAGCTGCAAGACCATTACCAATTATGAACTAATAATTATCCCCATTAATTCCTAGTTATCAAGAAGTACCATGAGTTTCTACTACTACACCTTTAGCAAAACTTTTAGAACAAAACATGATCTTTAGCAGTTGAACATTGAAGAAACAGAGAGACAAAACCTGGTTTTTATCATCAGTGTCAACATCAGTAGAAGTGTCAGTCTGTTGGCTATTATCAGCAAGGCCAGAGTCACCCCAGTTTTCAATATGCCCATTCCCCAACGTTGTCCCTTTCTGATACATGAACTGCCCTGTATCCAAACACCCCGTCCCACTTGAAACTATCTCTGCTGCCCTGATTCCCTGCAGCAAAGCAAAAACATTTGCATACAACATCAGCACTATACAGAAATATGTACAAAGAGAAAGATTGGTTTGAGTACCGTGTTGAAGGCGTCATAGTGCAAGCTATTGCCAACAACATCAACATTACTGGAttttaaactaaaaatggagcctACAAGAAAATTTTATAAACAGAAAAAGGTAGTTAGGAAAGCTTAAAGTAGCAAAGAGCagtaaagaatatatatatatatatatatatacataaaagcaTGCATTTTTAGATAAAAAGAGAATACCTGAGCTTAAGTCAACAGAATCATCGTGATGAAAAGCTTTAGCGGGATTAAAATCGTCGTCCCCCCTGtttttcaactcaaaacacaaACAAAAAACGGAAGACACCGCAAAGAGTTAGGGAAAAAgtctttgttttctcttttacATGCATAAACAAAAGTGTAACCATTGAGACTTGTATACCAAAACGATGCCTTAAGGTGAAGGGCAAGTAAATATACCTAAGAAAAAAAGAAGAGTGGCAAAACATGTCTGGGGTAGTATGAGGTGCTGCAGCTTTGAAGCTCTGCATTTTCTTTTTTCTAAGAACAGAAAAAAAGGGGGATGAAAGAAAGAGACAGGTAAGTGGgagaaagaagaatgaaaaatggaAAATCCTTGGGGAAGGATCTTTAATGGAGGGTAGGATAGATAGAGGTGatttattttttggttttgttttatatgAGTTTCCGAAAAAAAATCACCTCAGGCTTTTTTATTAATGCGTTCAGATTTGGGATTTTAGTTTCCCAATAAAAACCTCCCCATTGTTTCCTGTATCATCCTCTCCTTGATGAGCGTCTGTTTCACTCTCCCATTTGTTTTGCTGGTGTCAAACTTTTTTTTTGGCTTGTGGTAGATGATAAAAGATTTAGCAGCAGTGTGGGTTTTTTTTACGTGCATGTTACGTTGTGAAGTTCCATATTTGCACGCACTGTAGATGCAAGTGAGTAATGGTAAAGAGCTCACACCCCAAGACAAGATTGAAAACAAAAGTCCCGACCTTACTTGTACCCTTGTCTTCGCCTTTCACTCTCTCTCTTCAATTGATCCTCTCTATTAGTTTTGTCTCTGAACCGAATAGGTGATGATGATGATATATGATGATTCTTTCTTCCTATTTCTCTGCTTGTTTGTTTTATAAACTTAGACTTGATGGTGCCCTCTGTATTGCTTGGATTAGATTGGATTCCTTCtctagtttttatttattttggttacATTACACAAATTTTTAGAGTTGCTTCACACCAAGAAGGTATATAGAGCCATTTGTTTTTCTCAAAggatattattaatattataacatcactaaaaaataatataaaatatttcagaAATATTAGAAATTTAGTAAAAATTATAACTAAAGActtatataaattaaatcatatataaaaaggaagaaaattacATTTGATTCAAGCATCCGTCACTTAAAAGAGAACAAAGCAAAGCAGACTCAAGCCACATCGTGAGTGATTTTAACACTTAGGGATAAAAGCTGCTAGCAAACAAAGTGAGCAAATCACCTTATGCCCTTTTCTAGATACTTGCTTCGGTGGCGATGGAAACAACATTGCGAGACTGAAAACAACAAATGTGCAGTTACTAGAAAACAATACAATCAAAACGAGTCATAGAGAAGTTGAGAAACTAGAACACAAAAGATCCGAAAAACACGAGCCTCTAGTATAGTCATTTTTTTTTGGTGGTTTGATGGTCTCATATTATTATTTGAGTAGAGTTTTTTTAAGATTATTCTCATTCCTTTCATTTAAGGGagagaaataaaattttgaagCATTCACTTTTATGATGTCATTTATGTAGAACTCAATTGTAGATTCGATATAAAATTATGGATAAAATTTAATCActtaatataaaaatagatttaatGAAATTATCGAAAAGATAATAAATTTGACATTACCATTCTTATTACTCGATTAGAAAACACTTAAAAAGGATGAATATTTGTCCTACCACTTGGATATGAGATTCACCATAACCTAACTTTTAAATCATAAAACtgtaagaaaaaaagaaagatattTAACACTCCAAAAATTACCATCTAACAACGATTGCATGAGGCTTCAACCAATGGCATTGTATGAAGCGTATACATATACGTAGTGATGTAAGTGGAGAGCAGAGTGTCTTAAATAGCTCTGCTTTGGGGAAGTGAGAGTGCGATAATTTATTAATCCATGAAAACAACATTAATGAGACTGAACTCATCTAATTTACAACACCCAATGCCAATGTGCAGACTACATTTATTATGCTTTTATTACCTACATGATATCTATTTATAAAATCTTTGTCTAAAACAGCAAGTCAAGTTCTTCAATTAAATTCGGGGGGAGAGAGAAGCATTTGATACGGCTACCGTACACTTATGGCCTGCCCAACTGCCAAACAACAGGACGACTCGACtgcttttattttttatatttattatattctaTACTACCAAGGTTACACCACCACCACTTGGACTAGAACTACAacccaaaatgaaaatatatcaACCAAACAAAATGGATGAAAGAATATatagtgaaataaatggaattttttacaaaaatattaCTTAATTTAATATATCCGTTATTAAATTAAATCATCCCTGTTTCAATGTTAATAAATTGAGTTATGAATAATTTAagtaaatgaaaaagaaatggaTTCTCAAAACTCACCATCTGCACCAACCAACCAATCCATCAGTCCCAGCCTCTTCCCACATATCTGTTCCTATAAATAAACAATTCCAAAGCTGCCCACTACTCTCTGAAACCACCCCAGCCTTAAGCCAGTATCATACGAATAATTtagggaaaagaaaagagatgccacttttttatgaaataaatccttcaactaaaattttgtttGCATTTCCAAACAAAGTCATTTATATTTGGAATAATAAACACACACAACAACAGTTTGTTTCAAAGATGGAATATATCTTGCATGTGGGTGTCATGCTGGTTTTGAGTCAATATCTCCCTGGCTAGTGCACTCCTATGCTGAAGACGCTGGTGCAGCTTTTCCGACATTTGGTTAAAGAACTGAGGATCCCATTTTTGAATCAACAACGGGTCTTCCGCATAGCAGATGTATATAGATGTCACTGCACTTTCTACTACCACCATTGCTAGTCCTACCTGCAGCAGCCCCAATATTTCCAACAAAAATAACCGGCAGAAACATTAGAAGAGATAAGGGTCTATTTTAAAAAGACAAACAAGATTAAGGTCTATTTTACAACGCCGCGTTAACCTTAAACCAAATTGAGCAACAAAGATTTACTACTATTGATTATGAATAGGGTTGGTTAACTATAGCAGTCTTTAGTTGGAGAATAGAAAAATACACTTACCAAGACCATTCCCATCAACATTGCAGTGGACCCGACCATGATCACTCTGTCACTCCATGTCATCCATGTCCAAACACCAGCACAAGTTCCTGTGATAAGCCCACCCAAGACGGTACCCATGAGCAGAACGGCACCAGAACAATCATAGGCCACTAGAGCTTCAACTCCAGTTGACTGGAATAACTCCCAGGCATCTCTTGCTGCTCGGTTAAAACCTTTGCCATAAACAGCTATCTGgtagaaacagagcaagcaaaaccATACTACAGTTAATGGAATATCGTTCATAGGAATTCATAACAGCAGACACATTATACAGCTCTCACTACGACTAATATGAGAAATCAACTGGTCTAGTTTAAAAACAGAAAACCTTCTTTGTGGCTAAACCTGTCATCAACCACCCAACAGACGGAAGGAAAAACGAAAGATTCTCTTGCCTGGAAAATTCATGGGATAAATGGACATGTCTAAAATAACAAAGCGACAAATCACTCTACAACTCCTGGGAACGCCCTTCCATCCAACAAACGACGTCTAAGTTACTATTTTGATATTCCCCTAAGATACATGAATGATATCATGAAGTTGAATCAGTATTTAGTGTCAATATAAGGAGGCTAAAATAGTGGATGTAATGTTGCTACATGTGCTGTAAGGAGTTCATTAGAAAGATTACTAAGAGAAGTTCATAAAATTACCTGGACGTAGGCATACTTGTTGAAAAATCGAACAAGGGTCTCCACAAGTTGAAACAAAAAATCCACACAGCAAAACAAACACTCATTGTTGCCAATTTTTGACCGGAATCCCCTGATCTAAAAtgcattttgaaattaaatactGAAATAGAAAGCATTCATTTAAaccttgaaaaataaaattagtgATCCAGTCAGAGAAAAGCAAATGCTGGAATGCTTGCCTTCCACCGCAGAGTCCGAATAGCAGCTGTGAAAAGTGACCCATAGCAAATGCTCCCAAAAGATGTTGTTACAGCATATCGTAGAGATTTCATCAATGGATTGGGAGGCATTGATGAAGCATTTCGACCACCATGAATTAGTACAAGAAACACCAGCCCAGAGACTATAACATGTACAGTATTGCAGAGGACAGCACCTGTCCAAAACAAGCTTACAGAGAGAACCTACAAGTTCAAATGACAGCATTACTATTTAGATCACTACGTAATCAATCATTTTTCTAATAGCACTCTCCTGTAACTCTCATTGCAGTAACAACAAATGGAATAAAGGGCAAAACTTGCCAGCTCACCACAAGAAGCCACCAGCGTCCAAGGTCACCCCTGCTTGAAGCCACAACACCAGCTGCACCAAAAGACCATATGCCCATCCACAAGAGCATGACTGCCATAAATGCATAGGCAACTCTCATAACTTCAGGAAGACTCCATACCATCTTTACAGCTTTTTGCAAGACCAGCATGGTGAATGGAAGTCTGTCAAAACAGAAAAATAATCTGGTCAAGGTAGGTTTTGTAAGATCTGATATTCCAAAACAGAGTTATCTACTCCTAACCACGTTGAAATGATCAGAGATCTACAAACCTTGGCATAATATTAGCATGCATATGATTCTCCATTATAATGAGTAATCACCCCATAAAAGATAGAATATTCATGCATACTATGCATTCACTACTAGACAGATCATGAGCTAATgcaaacataatttcattttcTATGAGGAAAACTGATCCTCATTCAGTTGATACAAAAATGGGCAGACTCAATTTCGTGACTCTTTTCCTAATTCTAATAAAGTTATCTCAATTGCACAAACCAACGCTCAAGCATCTCTTTGTTCTCAATCCAAGCCATCAAAACCAAAACTTACATTTCAATTCCTAAAAAGGTTGTTCGAAACCTCGGTAGAACACCAACTAGCGTTACTCCAACATTACTATCAATTTGATAAATTGGAAAAAGAAATGgcctaaaatctataaaagctAAACAAGGAAATATTTCAGCCAACGAAAGGAATTTTGAACAGTAAGTTAAAAGATAAATGAGTTGTAACCTATTCTTTTGTCTCTTTAAAGCATCCGACAAAGAATAAATCTTAGGTGACAAATTTCGAGATTACAAAAGAATAGCCCCAAACCATACCTGTCTACAACTGATATTACGTACAAGAACTGCAGCGCAGCAGCGGTTGCAAATGCCACACCCCAAAAAAATTGTTTACACCAAAAACATAAAACACTAATCACAGCAAGGTATGTTGTCAAAATGTGAACTGAAACCTTCATCATTAGGTTAGCATGAGAACCAAGCAACAACAACCAAATACATCCAAGGGCGGCCACAACCCCACCGGCAACAGCATACTTGGGCCAATAATTCTCCGTCAATCCATTATTATGCTCCCAAACTCGATTCGTATATCTATCGATGTTTAGCCTATCTGATTTCTTAAACCTATTGAGTCCAAGAAGCACGAGCACAAATCCCAACGCAATTAAATGAAGCATGAATATTGCTAACCAGAAAACATCACGCCAACGTCGCACCTTTGGAGAAAACGTGTCGCCATCATCTATCATTCTCCCATTCCTCCTTACATTCTGCaaaaagaaatatataatatatatatccatCATGCCAGTATAGTATTAACTGACACTTATCCCGTGAGACTTGCAGGTGGTATCTCCATTAACCGAGACGCTACACCTCCGCGAACCCTTCAGGGCTCTCGGCGCAGAGGGGAGATAAAACCCCACTAGGACAATACCAACCACTGTTGGGGGAAGACACCAACAAAGATCAtgactttcttttttctttttcataaaagGGAAAAGTTGGGAATTCAGATTATAGTTTGTTGAATAAACTGAAGTGGACAAGATATAAAGCTACATCACAATCAATATGAACAAGAAGAAAAAAGGTAGGATGTTTGATTGGGGGTGGGGGGTAATTATTTGAGTAGAATTgtagaaatgaaatgaaaaaaagaaaaggggCTTA contains:
- the LOC108461460 gene encoding transcription factor TGA2.3-like; protein product: MQSFKAAAPHTTPDMFCHSSFFLRGDDDFNPAKAFHHDDSVDLSSGSIFSLKSSNVDVVGNSLHYDAFNTGIRAAEIVSSGTGCLDTGQFMYQKGTTLGNGHIENWGDSGLADNSQQTDTSTDVDTDDKNQLQHGAIITVDQSKLKTGDQKTLQRLAQNREAARKSRLRKKAYVQQLESSRLRLTQLEQELQKARQQGIFIVSGLSGGHGLSVSGNAALAFDMDYAHWLNEHQRLINDLRSGLNSHLGDSELRILVESVMAHYDEVFKLKSIGVKADAFHMLSGMWKTPAERCFMWLGGFRSSELLKILGNHLEPLTDQQLMGICNLQQSSQQAEDALSQGMEALQQALVDTLSSACLGPTASGNVADYMSQMAIAMSKLATLENFLHQADLLRHQTLQQMHRILTTRQAARALLVFSDYNSRLRALSSLWLARPRN
- the LOC108461566 gene encoding uncharacterized protein LOC108461566 — encoded protein: MTDSNISSSSSSSSSDSASIATVDQNVRRNGRMIDDGDTFSPKVRRWRDVFWLAIFMLHLIALGFVLVLLGLNRFKKSDRLNIDRYTNRVWEHNNGLTENYWPKYAVAGGVVAALGCIWLLLLGSHANLMMKVSVHILTTYLAVISVLCFWCKQFFWGVAFATAAALQFLYVISVVDRLPFTMLVLQKAVKMVWSLPEVMRVAYAFMAVMLLWMGIWSFGAAGVVASSRGDLGRWWLLVVLSVSLFWTGAVLCNTVHVIVSGLVFLVLIHGGRNASSMPPNPLMKSLRYAVTTSFGSICYGSLFTAAIRTLRWKIRGFRSKIGNNECLFCCVDFLFQLVETLVRFFNKYAYVQIAVYGKGFNRAARDAWELFQSTGVEALVAYDCSGAVLLMGTVLGGLITGTCAGVWTWMTWSDRVIMVGSTAMLMGMVLVGLAMVVVESAVTSIYICYAEDPLLIQKWDPQFFNQMSEKLHQRLQHRSALAREILTQNQHDTHMQDIFHL